The stretch of DNA GACTACGGCGAACAGCACGGCTAACTGCAGAAACTGCCTTGTCCTGGCCAATGATCCGTTTGTGCAAATTCCGTTCAAGATTAGCTAACTGCTTAGTTTCATTCCGGTTCATTTGCGTTACGGGAACTCCCGTCCAATTAGAAACAACTTGTGCTACATCTTCAGGCTGTACAATAGCTCGTCGATCAACTTGTTGTTCTAAGCGCTCAGCTAGTTGATCGCGCTTCAACTGCAAACTATTCTGTCGCTCCTGCAATTTAGCAGCTTCAACAAAATTTTGGTTAACTGCAGCTTGATTTTTTTGACCAAGCACCTTTTTAATCTGCTCGTCAACTTGCAGTAACTGATTATCAGGTGCCTTACCAGTTCTAATTTTAACCGCTGCACTAGCTTCATCAACTAAATCAATTGCCTTATCAGGTAGATAACGATTAGAAATATAACGTCTGGACAAGTCCACAGCATCTTCTAAAGCAGCTTGCGTTATTTTAACATGATGGAACTTTTCGTATTTTTCTTTTAAGCCAGTTAAAATCTGTAAAGATTCTTCACGTGATGGTTCATTCAACCGAATCTGTTGAAAGCGGCGAGCTAATGCTTGATCTTTTTCCACATACTTCTGATATTCATCAAAAGTTGTTGCACCAATCATTTGAATGTCGCCGCGAGCCAAAGATGGTTTTAAAATATTGGCTGCATCGATTGATCCTTCAGCGCCACCAGCACCAATCAAGGTATGCATTTCATCAACAAAAAGAATAACTTTACCATCTTTAGTAATTTCTTTAATAATTTTCTTCATTCGGTCTTCGAATTCACCACGGTACTTAGTCCCAGCAACTAAGCCACCAAGATCAAGAGAAATTACGCGCTTATTAAGCAAGTCGTGCGGAACTTTTTTGGCTACAATGGCGGTTGCAATGGCTTCGGCTACGGCCGTTTTACCAACACCGGGTTCACCAATTAAAACGGGATTATTTTTTGTCCTTCTCGACAAAATTTCAATTACTCGTGCAATCTCGTGGTCACGACCAATTACGGGATCAATTTGCCCATTTTCAGCCCGCTCATTCAAGTTAACTGACACTTGATCAAGTGTTGGTGTTGTGCTTTTTGATTGGTTGGCATTTAATTCTGTTGTTCCTGCACCAACCCAATCACTATCAGTATCTGTATTCTCATTTTGACCTAAACTACGTCGAGCATCATCCTGCAAACTTTGAATATTGATATTCAAATTACGTAAAATCGTTGCTGACAAAACTTGCTCACTTGAAATTAACCCTAATAAAATATGGCTAGTTTTAACTTCAGAACCATCACGCTCAGCTAAACTTCCAGCATAAGCCAAAGCCATACTTAAACGTGGTGACATTTCCATATAACTAGTTTTAACAGCAGAACCATAACCTGTATAACGTTCAATTTCTTCACGAATAGCAGTTGGCGTTGCGCCCCAAGCCCGCAAATCCTTGCCGGCTTCGCCATCTGATTCAATTACCATCGCTAACAATACATGCTCAGTACCAATTAGCCGATGATGAAAATTTTGTGCTTGTTCACGTGCAATTTCTAATACCTGATTTGCACTTTTACTGTAAGAGTTCTTCATCATAGCACCACCTTTAAAATAACGTGAATTTTCTCAATTCTTTGTCTTCATAATATCAATTAATTAGCTTAATATATTTCACGTCAAAAACATTGCAACCATTATAGCAAAGACTAAGCTTGCATGCTAATATTCCTTCTTTTACTTAAATTAGAGCAGAAAAAAACTGTTCGCTAGACGAACAGTCATTATCTTATCGGGAAAACAGGATTCGAACCTGCGACCTCTACGTCCCGAACGTAGCGCTCTACCAAGCTGAGCTATTTCCCGTTTTAATAAAAAAACTCACCAAGCGGTGAGTCTTTTATTATAGAGCGGAAGACGGGATTCGAACCCGCGACCCCCACCATGGCAAGGTGATGTTCTACCACTGAACTACTTCCGCAAGACAAATATTATTATAGCAAACGATTTTAATTTTGCAAACCTTTTTTGCAAAAAAAATGAGAAATTCTGCAAAAGAATTTCTCATTTAGCATTAAAGCTTGATTTAACAGCTTATTAGACCAAATTATTTTTTAGCTTTTTTCTTTAAATCTGCTTGTACTTCACGATCTATATCCTCAACCTTTTCTGGACGCATAGTTGGGAAGAGCAAAACATCCCTAATTGCTGGAGCATCTGTCAGCAGCATAACTAATCGATCAATACCGATCCCAAGTCCACCTGTTGGCGGCATCCCGTATTCCATTGCGCGCAGGTAGTCTTCATCAATCATATCAGCCTCATCATTACCAGCTTCACGTTCAGCCATTTGGGCTTCAAACCGTTCACGCTGGTCATCTGGATCATTTAATTCTGAAAAGGCATTACCATATTCTTCGCCCATGATGTAAATTTCAAACCGGTCAGTAAAACGCGGATCTTCGGCATTTTTCTTGGCCAAAGGTGAAATTTCAACAGGATGACCATAGACAAAGGTTGGATCAACAATGGTTTCTTCACAATACTTTTCAAAGAAAGCATTAATAATGTGACCAACTTTCCAAAAACTTTCTACCTTAATATCGTGATCTTCAGCAATCTTAGTTGCTTCTTCAACACTCATCTTTTGCCAGAAGTCAACGCCAGTCTTTTCTTTAATTAAATCAACCATGTGAACACGGCGATATGGCTTACCTAGATCAATATTTGTTCCTTGATAAGTAACCTTCCCATCTTTAGAAACAACTTCAGCAGCAGCTCGAATAATTCCTTCTGCTTCATCCATAACATCGTGGAAGTCCCAGTATGCAGCATAAGTTTCCAATTCAGTAAATTCAGGGTTATGGTGCGTGTCTAAGCCTTCATTTCTAAAAACCCGACCAATTTCATAAACTCGTTCCATATCACCAACAATCAACCGCTTAAGTGGCAATTCCAGCGCAATCCGCATGTATAAGTCAATATCCAAAGCATTATGATGCGTAATAAATGGGCGCGCTTCTGCACCACCAGGAATATTGTGCAAAACTGGTGTTTCAACTTCCAAGAAGTCTTTCTTATTTAAGAAGTCACGGATTGCTTGGATAATCTTGGTCCGGTTAACAAAACGCTGATAACTCTCACGATTAGTAATCAGGTCTAAGTAACGTTGCCGGTAAATTTGTTCAACATCCTTTAAACCATGATACTTATCAGGCAGCGGCCGCAAAGCTTTTGACAAAAAGGTAACGTGCGTTGCCCGAATGGTTAATTCACCAGTATCGGTCTTCATTACTTCGCCGTCAATTCCTAAAAAGTCACCAATATCAGACTTTTTAAAAATTTTGTAATTATCTTCGCCAACAATATCTTTACGAACGTAAATTTGAATTTTGCCAGTACGATCATAAAGGTCAGCAAAGCCTACTTTGCCCTTACCACGTTTAGCAAGCATTCTGCCAGCTACCTTAGTCTTCGGCATATCATTATTCAATTCATCTTTATCATCAGCGTGATACTTTTCATTTAACGTCTTCGCCAAATCTTGCCGATCAAATTTTCTCATGCCAAATGGTTCTATTCCGTTTTCACGTAATTCTTCCATCTTTTGGCGCCGAACGATTAATTGATCATTCATTTCAGTTTTTGCCAATTACTTTTCCTCCATTACTATATAGTTTCAAGCCGTCGAGCAGTCTTTTGTGCCTGACGTTTTTCATAATCATCAACAAAGTTATCAAGCAAGTCATAAACTTCTTGTGCTGTCCAGACTTCATTTATTTTAGCACGTGTTCTAGCTGAACGGGGCACGCCCTTTAAATAATAAGCAGCTTGCTGACGAAATTCTGGCACCGCAATTTTTTCACCCTTAAGATCAACTAAAGCCTGTAATTGGTGCTCCGCTGTTGCCACTTTTTCTCGGACCGTCTGCGGTTTTAAATGCTCGCCAGTTTCTAAATAATGCGTCATGTCTTTTAAAATCCACGGATTACCCAGAGCAGCACGGCCAACCATTACAGCTGTTGAACCAATTTCCTTTAATGCCTTTTCTGCTAATTCTGGCGTTGTAATATCGCCATTAGCCACAAACGGCACGTCAAGTACTTGCGCAACATCATGCAGAGTTTCCCAATCAGCATGGCCTTGATACATTTGCTTACGTGTTCTACCGTGCATCGCAATCATACTGGCGCCAGCTTCCTGTGCAGCCAGAGCATTTTCAACCGCAAAAATATGCTTGCGATCCCAACCAATCCGCATTTTAACGCTCACTGGTTTAGAAACATTTTGCACAACTGCATGTACCATTTGATAAATCTTATTGGCATCAAGCAGCCACTTAGAACCAGCATCCGTTTTTGTGATTTTCGGTACCGGACAGCCCATATTAATATCAATAATATCAGCATCTGTATGCTGATCAATATATTGTGCTGCCTCAAGTAGTGTTTCTTCAGTTCCCCCAAAAATCTGAATACTCATCGGGTGCTCACGCGGATCAACTTTCATCATTGACATTGTTTTTTTATTACGGTAAATGATTCCATGATCAGAAATCATCTCACAAACAACCATTCCAGCGCCGAATTCTTTACAAATCATCCGAAAAGCCGAATTTGAAACTCCAGCCATCGGTGCGACCACAACGCGATTAGGAATAGTAAGATCGCGAATCTTCCAACTATTATCCACCAAATCATCCTTTCAAATACTTTAATATCATAACAAAAAAGACTAATCAAGCAAACTGTCACGTTAGTAATCAAGCCCAAGAACGAACAATGATATTATTTTTCAAGAAAGAACTTGTCAGGTGCAACACGATTATAATAGCGCAAATAGGCCTTCTTACTCTGATCATCAACTGTAAAATTAATTACCCCAGCATTCTGCATCTCACCAACTAGTGCAATATCTGCAATGCCCAAAATATTTTGTACCATCGAGCGTGAAGCTGTTCCGTGAAAGACCAATAGGACAGCTTCATTTTCATGTTTAGTAACCAGATCATGCCAAAAGTCCATTAAACGGGCAGCTAAGTGCTGATAACTTTCACCAGTACAAAAATCACTATAATTATCCTTAAAATAGCCTAATTCATCAAATACTTGTGGATACCGAGCCTGCAACTCCCGCGTATCTTTGCCGTCCCAATTACCATAATTCATTTCTTGTAAGCGATCATCGGTAATAATTTGGTGCTGACCACGATCTAAAATTTCTGCTGTCTGTTGAGCACGAAGTAAGGGGCTAGCATATACAGCGTCAATTTTATTAATGTCAAAGCTATCACGTAAAGCTTCAACCTGCTTAATCCCGGTTTCATTCAAAGGTAGGTTAGTCGCTGACCCATTAATAGCTCCGGTTTTGTTTGTATCGGTTTCACCATGGCGCACGATATAAATATTTAACATCTGTTACACTCCTTTTTGTCTTTGCTTAACCCTTTTATTATAATCAAAATTGGTATTGACCGCACCCTGATTTTTAACTATCCTTAAAATAATTAATATCTAAGGAGACAATTGATGAATTTTATTAAGGAAATTACCATTGGCTGTCGGTTTTTATTAGAATGTGCTACCATAATTGGTATCTTCAGCGGTGTGTTTATTAAGCGAGATTTTTCAAGCAAAATAATTTTTGCCCTAATCGCGATCATTATTTACTTAGTCTGGGCGCGATATGGTGCGCCGCATTCATCTCATGCTCTCACCAGTTATGCCAAACTAATATTAGAAGTTATTATTTACGCTACCGGCTGCATTTGCTGGATAATCATCTTTGGTAAATACACTGGTAGCATCTATTCGGCACTTGCTGTAATTGATTTAGTTTTGATGTACCTACTCCAAATTGAACAGCTCTAATTCAAAGCAAACACAGAATTAATATTCCTTGTTTGCTTTTTTCTTAGCTAAAATTGCTTTTAATTCAGCTTCAGTATAGTGATACTTGTTACCGCAAAAGCTGCAAGTTAATTCCGCACCATGATCTTCATTAATCATTTGCATTAGTTGATCAACCTTCAGAGTTGCCAAAATTTTCGCATACTTTTCTTTAGAGCAGTCACATTGATAAGCAACGGGATCTTTTTCCAATATTTTACAGTCTGTTCCCAAAATCTTGCGTGCCAAATCCTCTGGTGTCATACCCGCTAAAAACGAGGTTGACAATGCCGGTAAATCATCAATATGTTTAATTGTCTTAGTAATCAAACTTTCACTTGCTCCTGGTAAGGCTTGCAGCATAAAACCACCAGCTTCACCAATCGTGTTGTTGGGATTAACAAAGACTGACAAACCAACAGCTGATGGAATTTGTTCCGACTTAGTAAGATAGTAGGCCACATCCTCAGCAATTTCGCCTGAAACAATTGGCACCTGGCCTGTATAAGGTTCTTTAAGGCCCAAATCTTTCGTTACTTCAAGCCAGCCTTGACCAACTGCTTTTTTAACATCAATGTGGCCATCTTTACGCGGCGGTAAAGCAATGTGTGGGTTTTTGATATATCCCTTAACGGTCAAGTCTGATTGCGCAGTGACAACCGTTGGACCAACTGGGCCATTACCAAGAAGTCTGACCGTTAATTCTTCTTTATCTGTCAACTCTGCACCGGCTAAAAGTACCCCAGCCACTAATGTCCGTCCCAATACAGCTGAAGAGGCTGACCAAGTATCATGCCGAGTTTGTGCTTCTTGTACCAAATCTTGTGCCGTTACCGTTAATAAGCGTAAATTTTTTGTTTTATCAATTGCTTTAATTAAATAATCACTCATTATTATTCTCCTAAAAAAATAGAGCCTGTCAAAAGGCCCTATTAATTATTAATCTTGTTGATCATCTGAAGAATGATCATTTTCCTTATTTGCAGAATCTGAATCGGCCTCATGAGTCTTCTCTGGATTTTCCGGATTATGCTCCTCAACTTCTTCGTTCTTCTTCATAGGTGTTTGCGCTTCTTCTTCAGCATGAGCATGCTTAGCATCTTCGTCTTGCTTTTCTTCACTATCAGCAGTTATTGCCTGATGATTTTCCTTCTTTTCAGCAGCTGCCTTAGCTTCTTCGTAAGTTAAAGCTTTAGATTCACTTGGATATTCTGGCATTTTTTCTGGCATTTTACCCGTTGTGTACAATGACATAATCTGCTTTTCATCCAAAGTTTCATACTTAAGTAGTGCTTCAGCAATAATACGGTGTTTTTCCCGGTTATTTTTGACAATTTCAACTGCTTTAGCATGCGCCTCATCAAGCAATTTCTTAACAGCTTCATCAATCTTAGCAGAAGTTGCCTCACTGTATGACTTAAAGCCATAAGGATCAGTTTGACCTTCTTTTTCAAGTTCAACCATTCCCAAGGAATCAGTCATTCCGTAATTAACCACCATACTGTGAGCAATTTGCGTTGCCTGCTCAAAGTCATTTGAAGCACCAGTTGACTGGTCACCAACGACGACCTCTTCACCAGCACGACCACCCATTAAGCCGACAATTTGTTCCATTAATTGCTTCTTAGTCAACAAGAATTGGTCATCCTTAGGCAACATCAAGTTATAACCGCCTGTCCGACCATGCGGCACAATTGTAACCTTACGCACAGTCCGTGAATCACTTAAGACCAAGCCACAAATTGAGTGACCCGCTTCATGGAAAGCGACGCGTTCACGTTCTTTCTTAGAAATCATGCTGTTCTTCTTTGCTGGTCCGGCAATTACTCGATCTTCAGCTTCGTCAAGATCCTGCGCTGTAATTTCTGTACCATTACGGCGTGCTGCTAACAATGCTGCTTCATTCAGTAAATTAGCCAAATCCGCTCCGACGAAGCCGGGAGTTTGCCGAGCAATCTCTTTTAAGTCAACGTCTGCAGCGAGTGGCATGTTCTTAGCATGAACCCGTAAAATTGCTTCACGACCACGAACATCAGGTGAGCCAACCAATATTTTCCGATCAAATCGACCAGGACGCATTAAAGCTGGATCAAGCACATCAGAACGGTTAGTCGCAGCAATTACGATTACACCTTCATTGCCTTCAAAGCCGTCCATTTCAACCAATAATTGGTTCAATGTCTGCTCACGCTCATCGTTACCACCGCCACCAGCGTTACTACCACGCTGGCGACCAATCGCATCAATTTCATCAATAAAGATAATACTTGGCGCATTTTTCTTAGCATTTGTAAATAAATCCCGCACACGGCTAGCACCAACACCGACAAACATTTCCACAAAATCTGAACCAGAAATTGAGAAAAACGGAACATTGGCTTCACCAGCAACTGCTCGTGCCAATAAGGTCTTACCAGTACCCGGAGGACCTTCAAGCAATACACCTGACGGTATTTTAGCTCCTAACTTAGTAAACTTAGCCGGATTCTTTAAGAATTCAACTACTTCAACTAATTCCTGTTTCTCTTCTTCTTCACCGGCAACGTCAGAGAACCGAATTTTATTTTTCTTTGGATCTTCAGGCTTAACGTGCGAACGGCCAAAGTTCATAATGCCGCCGCTACCAGAGCCGCCACGACCACCAGTCTGGCTAATCATCATCCACAACATGACAATAAAGAGAATTGTCGGTACCAGCATGACGATTGTAGAAATCCAGTTACCTGACTGTGATTCTCCCTGAGTGGTCATTTTCGTATCGCTCTTTTGTGCTAATTCTTGCACATTGGCGACACTTGAATCATTTTGCAACATTGTCGTAGAAAAACGCGTGACTTTACCACCCGAATTACCACTGAAGAAGTCAAAACTATTTTTAGATTGGTTCTTACTTCCCTGTGCATCTTTATAACTACCTGAAACGGTATAAACACCATTAGCAGGCTGAACATTAAAGTTTTTAACTTTGCCTTGACGCAAATCTTTAACAAATTCTGAATAGCTAATATTTTCACTGCCGCCAGAATTATCGGAGCCGCCCAAAGCCCAGTTGATTCCTCCTAACAGAAGAAGAAAAGCAACTATATAGAATAAGGCGTTCGAAAACAGCCGATTCCGGTTATTCTTCATAAAAAACCTCCGCAAAGTTTCTAGAAATATACGAATAAAAGTTTAACACAAATTTCACTAATGCTCTAACATTTTAAAATTTCTTATCATTATCAATATAAATATAATATTGCTCGGCATTAGAATTATGGCGTTGATTACGGTAAGCCTGTTCAACAAAAACAGGCTCTTCATGTTTATAAAGCGCCAAACAATACGGCCGCAAGATAGCGGGAATGCCACTTTTAGCAAATTCTTTTTTACTTTTAACATGCAAACCGCTTTTAAGTAGTAATTTTGCACCCGGTGGTAACGACTTGGCAATTAATTCGCATGTTTTTGCTAGTTGAAACTTCCCCAAACATTGCTGTCCCGGCAGTAATTGCCTAGTAACCAGCAGCCGGCGAGCACCAAAAACAAAGACTTGATTTGGTTTAACTAATACTGCTTTCGGCCTTGGCGGTAAATTCTGCGGCATTAGATAAAAGTAACGTTGATACTTGATTAGTCTAAATCCCGCCAAGTTTGCACCCGTCCGCACCTGCCAAGTTTGCCAAATAAAGTTCTGCCAGTAATAGATCTGCTCACTTTCAGAAAGCGAGTTAAGCGCCGACTGCTGTAATTGGTAAGCAAAACCTAAAACTTTTTGTGGTTGCGGCAACTGAGTAAGAGTGCGCGCAGCAAGATCTGTTAGCGTCGCCATTTGCTTACTAAACCGCAAAGCATTTAATCCTAAAACTGAATTTTCTTCTTTTAATAACGGTACAACATGATGTCGCAGGCGATTACGCAGAACATCATCTTCATTATTAGTTTTATCTTCAATAAATGCAATTCGCCGCGTCTGGTCATAGGTCAACAGATCTGCCTTACTAAAGCTGATCAACGGACGCAATAAAGTAACATCAGCCCAATGACTCACAGCCTGCAGACTATTCATCTCACTAGGATTGCCTGAGCGAATAAACTTAAGCAAAATATTTTCAAGCAAGTCATCACAATGATGAGCCGTCAGTAAGTAGTCACCCTGTTTTTGATGCATTACTTGCAATAAAAAGTCATAGCGAAAAGCGCGTGCTGCTGCTTCCACCCCAGCTTCAGGATGTAACTGTTTGGGCCAAACGGCATTAACAATTTCGATTTGCTTATCCTGACAATAGTCAGTAATTAACGTCGTTTCTTGTGCTGAATCTGACCGTAACCGATGATCCAAATGTGCTGCAACTAGCCGTAAATTGTACTTTACTTGAATATTATTAAGCATATCAAGCAAAGCCATCGAATCTGGACCACCACTAGTGGCTAATACTAACGTCTTATTCTGCAGCGCCAATTTTCTCTCTTTAAAAAAAGTATCAATCTGCATAGTGAGTCAATTCGTGGTGCAACTGCTTAATTTCTGCTTGTGCCAATTCAGATGTCTTCGTCAATACCGTTAAGAAATTCTCTTTCTTTGTCGACGAAAATTGATTAGTTGGATCAATTAATGTCGGATCATTAACTCGCATTTTGGATAATTCAATGCGGCCTTTAAAATGATGCACAACTACCACCCGCAGCTTTTGACCACGCTGATAATTATGCCGTTCACGTTCCCAATTATTGCCAAAATCGTTATGGTGAACTAATCCCGACCTTCTACCTGGCAATGTAACAAAAATCCCTAGATCAGTAATATTATTAATTACACCTGTTATTCGCTGTCCAACTTGATATTTCATTAATTATTATCTTTTTCTTCTGGAATATTATAAATTGTTTCGTTAGGTTTAGAATATAAAAATTTGAAGCGAACCAACTTAGCCACATAATCTGGATCCTTTAGATTATCCCGTTTAGAAGTTAAAGATTTTTTCTCTCGATTAATGTTGCTAAGCGATCTCTTAGAAGTTTGTACCTGTTCATTAATCCGATTTGTTTGTGCGTGTGTAATTACAATTTGCACACCTAAAAAGATAAAAATAATTGCAAATACAGCAATTATTCTGTTCCGCCGCACACGGTGAATCTCTTTAATTCTTTTTTCTTGTTTGCGTTGCAAACGTGCCATTCGCTCTTCTGGACTAAGCGAATTATAAATACGTGGTCCCTTCATTTTTTGTCCCCTATGCTAAAACAATACTATTTTAATTATAACAAGGACGTCAATAAAAGTCATTACTATACAAAAGTGATTAATCAATTAATTCGTATAATTCACTTGCTTCGGCCTTTTTAGTCGTTTCCCGAATCTCACAAACCTTAGCCTTAACCTGCCTTGAACCATAACCGACCTCAATTACATCGCCAATTTTGACGTCATAACTGGACTTAACAACACGGTCATTGACCTTAATTCGACCCTGATCAGCCATTTCTTTGGCAATCGGGCGTCTTTTAACTAAACGGGAAACTTTTAAAAATTTATCAATTCTCATTTTTAACCTCGATTATCTTTGAATAATAGCACTCGCTGCTGTCATGAATGTCAGCAATTCATTGGTTAACATCCGGCTATTTTCTTTTTCTGGTAATTCCAATAAAGCCACCAACCGTTTTTGCGACGATAAACTTATTTTAGCCTTTAAATTAACATGTTCCAAGGCTTTAAAAATATTTGGTCCCTCTAATTCACGACTTGCTGGCGGTGCAAACTCAACTTTAACTTTGGTACCTGTCTTAACAATCATCAAAACTTGAGCCAAGTCCGCTTCCAATTTTAAGCTAGCCATTGCCAGCAAGTTTTCTACAGAAGCCGGATAATTACCAAAGCGATCAATCAATTCATCCTCAATTTGCGTCAGTTCATCACTATTAGCGGATTTGATTTTTTTATAAAATTCAATTTTTTCTTCTTGATCACCAATATAAGTGTCTGGAATATAAGCTTCTAGCCCTAAATCAACTTCGGCATTTGTCTTTTTAACCTGTTTTTTACCCTTACGCTCCTTGACAGCATCAGCTAACATTTGCGAGTACAAATCATAGCCAACACTATCAATAAAGCCGTGTTGCTGTGCTCCTAACATATTACCAGCTCCACGGATCGACAAATCACGCATTGCAATTTTAAAACCTGAACCTAATTCAGTAAAATCACGAATTGCATCTAAGCGTTTTTCACCGATTTCTGTTAATACTTTATTAGGTTGATACAAAAAATACGCATAAGCTAGCCGCGCACTTCGACCAATCCGACCACGCAGCTGATAAAGCTGACTTAAGCCGTAATGATCTGCATTTTCAACAATCATTGTATTAACATTAGGCATGTCTATT from Lactobacillus sp. ESL0785 encodes:
- the tilS gene encoding tRNA lysidine(34) synthetase TilS → MALQNKTLVLATSGGPDSMALLDMLNNIQVKYNLRLVAAHLDHRLRSDSAQETTLITDYCQDKQIEIVNAVWPKQLHPEAGVEAAARAFRYDFLLQVMHQKQGDYLLTAHHCDDLLENILLKFIRSGNPSEMNSLQAVSHWADVTLLRPLISFSKADLLTYDQTRRIAFIEDKTNNEDDVLRNRLRHHVVPLLKEENSVLGLNALRFSKQMATLTDLAARTLTQLPQPQKVLGFAYQLQQSALNSLSESEQIYYWQNFIWQTWQVRTGANLAGFRLIKYQRYFYLMPQNLPPRPKAVLVKPNQVFVFGARRLLVTRQLLPGQQCLGKFQLAKTCELIAKSLPPGAKLLLKSGLHVKSKKEFAKSGIPAILRPYCLALYKHEEPVFVEQAYRNQRHNSNAEQYYIYIDNDKKF
- a CDS encoding S1 RNA-binding domain-containing protein, encoding MKYQVGQRITGVINNITDLGIFVTLPGRRSGLVHHNDFGNNWERERHNYQRGQKLRVVVVHHFKGRIELSKMRVNDPTLIDPTNQFSSTKKENFLTVLTKTSELAQAEIKQLHHELTHYAD
- a CDS encoding septum formation initiator family protein, whose product is MKGPRIYNSLSPEERMARLQRKQEKRIKEIHRVRRNRIIAVFAIIFIFLGVQIVITHAQTNRINEQVQTSKRSLSNINREKKSLTSKRDNLKDPDYVAKLVRFKFLYSKPNETIYNIPEEKDNN
- a CDS encoding RNA-binding S4 domain-containing protein; its protein translation is MRIDKFLKVSRLVKRRPIAKEMADQGRIKVNDRVVKSSYDVKIGDVIEVGYGSRQVKAKVCEIRETTKKAEASELYELID